Proteins encoded together in one Desulfovibrio aminophilus DSM 12254 window:
- the dsrK gene encoding sulfate reduction electron transfer complex DsrMKJOP subunit DsrK, which yields MAKFSKKPIELLQSIDYTPPRTDWMSTPNDFSMGRWAYPAKPEKVEYLMHELPGVFANPREWSPGDVDWKLPSNWKDIVHEGFKERLDKYRSLKLFMDVCVRCGACADKCHFFIGSGDPKNMPVLRAELMRSVYRKDFTLAGKILGKLTGARVMEEDVLKEWFLYFYQCTECRRCSLFCPYGIDTAEVTMMARELLHLCGININWILEPVANCNRTGNHLGIQPHAFKDIVDFMLDDIETITGKRVKCPLNEKGHEVIFITPSGDVFADPGIYTFMGYLMLFDAIGLDFTMSTYASEGGNFGLFTNADMMKKLNAKMYAEANRLGAKWILGGECGHMWRVINQYMDTMNGYLQGPQMRTPVNPITGTVFNNAKQTKMVHIAEFTADLIKHGKLNLDKKRNDYIRATFHDSCNPARGMGMLEEPRYVLKNVCNHFYEMPENTIREQTFCCAGGSGLNTDEIMEIRLRGGLPRGNALRYVQEKHGVNTMACVCAIDRATLIPLADYWAPGVRISGLHELVANALILDGESERTMNLRQEEFEELFAQEEE from the coding sequence ATGGCCAAGTTCTCCAAGAAACCGATCGAGTTGTTGCAAAGCATCGACTACACGCCGCCGCGCACGGACTGGATGTCGACGCCCAATGACTTTTCCATGGGCCGCTGGGCCTACCCGGCCAAGCCCGAGAAAGTCGAATACCTCATGCACGAGCTGCCCGGAGTGTTCGCCAACCCGCGCGAGTGGAGCCCGGGCGACGTGGACTGGAAGCTGCCCTCCAACTGGAAGGACATCGTCCACGAGGGCTTCAAGGAACGCCTGGACAAGTACCGCTCCCTCAAGCTCTTCATGGACGTCTGCGTGCGCTGCGGGGCCTGCGCCGACAAGTGCCACTTCTTCATCGGCTCCGGCGACCCGAAGAACATGCCCGTGCTGCGCGCCGAGCTGATGCGCTCGGTCTACCGCAAGGACTTCACCCTGGCGGGCAAGATCCTCGGCAAGCTCACCGGCGCCCGGGTCATGGAAGAGGACGTGCTCAAGGAGTGGTTCCTCTACTTCTACCAGTGCACCGAGTGCCGCCGCTGCTCGCTCTTCTGCCCCTACGGCATCGACACGGCCGAAGTGACCATGATGGCCCGCGAGCTGCTGCACCTCTGCGGCATCAACATCAACTGGATCCTCGAGCCGGTGGCCAACTGCAACCGCACCGGCAACCACCTCGGCATCCAGCCCCACGCCTTCAAGGACATCGTCGACTTCATGCTCGACGACATCGAGACCATCACCGGCAAGCGCGTGAAGTGCCCGCTGAACGAGAAGGGTCATGAGGTCATCTTCATCACCCCCTCCGGCGACGTGTTCGCCGACCCGGGCATATACACCTTCATGGGCTACCTGATGCTCTTCGACGCCATCGGGCTCGACTTCACCATGAGCACGTACGCCTCCGAGGGCGGCAACTTCGGCCTGTTCACCAACGCCGACATGATGAAGAAGCTCAACGCCAAGATGTACGCCGAGGCCAACCGCCTGGGCGCCAAGTGGATTCTGGGCGGCGAGTGCGGACACATGTGGCGCGTGATCAACCAGTACATGGACACCATGAACGGCTACCTGCAGGGCCCCCAGATGCGCACCCCGGTGAACCCGATCACCGGCACGGTGTTCAACAACGCCAAGCAGACCAAGATGGTGCACATCGCCGAGTTCACCGCCGACCTCATCAAGCACGGCAAGCTGAACCTGGACAAGAAGCGCAACGACTACATCCGGGCCACCTTCCACGACTCCTGCAACCCCGCGCGCGGCATGGGCATGCTGGAAGAGCCCCGCTACGTGCTGAAGAACGTCTGCAACCACTTCTACGAAATGCCCGAGAACACCATCCGCGAGCAGACCTTCTGCTGCGCGGGCGGTTCGGGCCTGAACACCGACGAGATCATGGAAATCCGTCTGCGCGGCGGCCTGCCGAGAGGCAACGCCCTGCGCTACGTGCAGGAGAAGCACGGGGTGAACACCATGGCCTGCGTCTGCGCCATCGACCGCGCCACCCTGATCCCCCTGGCCGACTACTGGGCCCCGGGCGTGCGCATCTCCGGCCTGCATGAGCTGGTGGCCAACGCCCTCATCCTGGACGGCGAGAGCGAGCGGACCATGAACCTCCGCCAGGAGGAATTCGAGGAACTGTTTGCCCAGGAGGAGGAATAA
- the dsrJ gene encoding sulfate reduction electron transfer complex DsrMKJOP subunit DsrJ, translated as MYNGGSILAGLVVFLGLVTIPLWFNVGAKAYSQPQVKLPAKEKECIESKEFMRKEHMQLLNDWRDWALREGKRTYINSKGKEYNISLQNTCMKCHDNKAEFCDKCHNDQAVVPYCWDCHTQPEGLKK; from the coding sequence CTGTACAACGGCGGGAGCATCCTGGCCGGCCTGGTCGTCTTCCTGGGCCTGGTCACCATCCCCCTCTGGTTCAACGTCGGCGCCAAGGCGTACTCCCAGCCCCAGGTGAAGCTGCCGGCCAAGGAAAAGGAATGCATCGAGTCCAAGGAGTTCATGCGCAAGGAGCACATGCAGCTGCTCAACGACTGGCGCGACTGGGCGCTGCGCGAGGGCAAGCGCACCTACATCAACTCCAAGGGCAAGGAATACAACATCAGCCTCCAGAACACCTGCATGAAGTGTCACGACAACAAGGCGGAGTTCTGCGACAAGTGCCACAATGACCAGGCGGTCGTCCCTTACTGCTGGGACTGCCATACTCAGCCGGAGGGGTTGAAGAAATGA
- the dsrO gene encoding sulfate reduction electron transfer complex DsrMKJOP subunit DsrO translates to MNQSRRHFLKFAGLTAVGLCAGASGVLASSGGGSPAKPNKETLHATQWAMVIDTRKLNTDEAIAPLAAACHALHNVPDVPTRQNVKWLWAASMEEAFPDFPNKYQSPEVEHRRVMLLCNHCENPPCVRVCPTQATYKRPDGIVTMDYHRCIGCRYCMAGCPFGARSFNFGEPREHLDLAKLNKEYPTRMRGVVEKCTFCVERLEVGKLPACVEASNGAIHFGDLSDENSPARKALRENYTIRRKPSLGTEPSVYYII, encoded by the coding sequence ATGAACCAGAGCAGAAGACACTTCCTCAAGTTCGCGGGACTGACCGCCGTGGGGCTGTGCGCTGGCGCCTCCGGCGTGCTGGCCTCCTCGGGCGGCGGCTCCCCGGCCAAGCCGAACAAGGAGACCCTGCACGCCACGCAGTGGGCCATGGTCATCGACACCCGCAAGCTGAACACGGACGAAGCCATCGCCCCCCTGGCCGCGGCCTGCCACGCCCTGCACAACGTGCCCGACGTGCCCACCAGACAGAACGTGAAGTGGCTCTGGGCCGCATCCATGGAGGAAGCCTTCCCGGACTTCCCCAACAAGTATCAGAGCCCCGAGGTGGAGCACCGGCGCGTGATGCTGCTGTGCAACCACTGCGAGAACCCTCCCTGCGTCCGCGTCTGCCCCACCCAGGCCACCTACAAGCGGCCCGACGGCATCGTGACCATGGACTACCACCGCTGCATCGGCTGCCGCTACTGCATGGCGGGCTGCCCCTTCGGCGCGCGCAGCTTCAACTTCGGCGAGCCCCGGGAACACCTGGACCTGGCCAAGCTGAACAAGGAATACCCCACGCGGATGCGCGGCGTGGTCGAGAAGTGCACGTTCTGCGTGGAGCGTCTGGAAGTGGGCAAGCTGCCCGCCTGCGTGGAGGCCTCCAACGGCGCCATCCACTTCGGCGACCTGTCCGACGAGAACTCCCCGGCCCGCAAGGCGCTCCGGGAGAACTACACCATCCGTCGCAAACCTTCCCTCGGCACCGAGCCGAGCGTGTACTACATCATTTAG
- the dsrP gene encoding sulfate reduction electron transfer complex DsrMKJOP subunit DsrP, with the protein MLERVLKGSPKYYGWVALLLAIIGVGGAVYVMQLMQGLKITGMSRDVSWGFYIAQFTYLVGLAASGVMIVLPYYFHHYKKFKHMVIFGEFMAIGAVVMCLGFIVVDIGQPQRMLNVLLHPTPNSILFWDMVVLNGYLLLNIVAGWVSLESDRLRLPHPKWLKPVVYVSIIWAFSIHTVTAFLYQGLPGRHYWLTAILAARFLASAFCSGPAILMLVMLVTERVTSFKMPKDGIRTLAKIITYAMCVNVFFFLLEVFTAFYSNIPGHMHSIAYLFVGAHGHTELVPWMWTFAILAVTSLALLIPPQLRDNHKLLPYSLAILVVATWIDKGLGLLIGGFNPNPFEQISPYWPTGPELMISLMVYATGALVVTFLFKIATDVKKELGVAQKLPCGCSSEDGCKCAGEAEAA; encoded by the coding sequence ATGCTGGAACGTGTTCTCAAGGGAAGTCCCAAATACTACGGCTGGGTGGCCCTGCTGCTCGCCATCATCGGCGTCGGCGGCGCGGTCTACGTGATGCAGCTCATGCAAGGCCTGAAGATCACCGGCATGAGCCGCGACGTGTCCTGGGGATTCTACATCGCCCAGTTCACCTACCTCGTCGGCCTGGCCGCCTCGGGCGTCATGATCGTGCTGCCCTACTACTTCCATCACTATAAGAAATTCAAGCACATGGTCATCTTCGGCGAGTTCATGGCCATCGGCGCCGTGGTCATGTGCCTTGGCTTCATCGTGGTCGACATCGGCCAGCCGCAGCGGATGCTCAACGTGCTCCTGCATCCCACGCCGAACTCCATCCTGTTCTGGGACATGGTCGTGCTCAACGGCTACCTGCTCCTGAACATCGTGGCCGGCTGGGTCAGCCTGGAGTCCGACCGCCTGCGCCTGCCGCATCCCAAGTGGCTCAAGCCCGTGGTCTACGTCTCCATCATCTGGGCCTTCTCCATCCACACGGTGACGGCCTTCCTGTACCAGGGCCTCCCGGGCCGCCACTACTGGCTCACCGCCATCCTGGCCGCCCGCTTCCTGGCCTCGGCGTTCTGCTCCGGCCCCGCCATCCTGATGCTGGTCATGCTCGTCACCGAGCGGGTGACCAGCTTCAAGATGCCCAAGGACGGCATCCGCACCCTGGCCAAGATCATCACCTACGCCATGTGCGTGAACGTCTTCTTCTTCCTGTTGGAAGTGTTCACGGCGTTCTACTCCAACATCCCGGGCCACATGCACTCCATCGCCTACCTCTTCGTGGGCGCGCATGGGCACACCGAGTTGGTGCCCTGGATGTGGACCTTCGCGATCCTGGCGGTGACCAGCCTGGCGCTGCTCATCCCGCCGCAGCTTCGCGACAACCACAAGCTGCTGCCGTACTCCCTGGCCATCCTGGTGGTCGCCACCTGGATCGACAAGGGCCTGGGCCTCTTGATCGGCGGCTTCAACCCCAACCCCTTCGAGCAGATCTCGCCCTACTGGCCCACCGGCCCCGAGCTGATGATCTCGCTCATGGTCTACGCCACCGGCGCGCTCGTGGTGACCTTCCTGTTCAAGATCGCCACGGACGTGAAGAAGGAACTGGGCGTGGCCCAGAAGCTGCCCTGTGGCTGCTCCTCCGAGGACGGCTGCAAGTGCGCCGGCGAGGCCGAGGCCGCCTAG
- a CDS encoding GNAT family N-acetyltransferase, which yields MLLVDPPDLPALAPLFAANRHTFTWTCLQGHMGKAWADRLPNPTCARILTGDVALFAGDSRSPDAGCMVRALPASYTTPFCIMIPPAPDWAALIEAAHPGRFQRSLRHALRHDWGFFDPERLRACIARLPEGLELAPLGREHHACVLREPWSADFCSQFTSWEDYALRGIGFLVLDNGRPVCGASSYTVFDDGIEIEIATLPGYRRRGLAAACAARLILACRERGIFPGWDAANPESLALALKLGYRHECDYPVHLVDLDQG from the coding sequence ATGCTCCTGGTCGACCCGCCGGACCTGCCCGCTCTCGCCCCGCTCTTCGCCGCAAACCGGCACACCTTCACCTGGACCTGCCTGCAAGGGCACATGGGCAAGGCTTGGGCCGACCGCCTGCCGAACCCCACCTGCGCCCGCATCCTGACCGGTGATGTCGCGCTCTTCGCCGGGGACAGCCGCTCCCCGGACGCCGGGTGCATGGTGCGCGCGCTGCCCGCCTCCTACACGACGCCGTTCTGCATCATGATCCCGCCGGCCCCGGACTGGGCCGCGCTCATCGAGGCGGCGCATCCCGGCCGTTTCCAGCGGAGCCTGCGCCACGCCCTGAGGCACGACTGGGGGTTCTTCGACCCTGAACGTTTGCGGGCCTGCATCGCGCGACTGCCCGAAGGGCTTGAACTGGCGCCCCTAGGCCGGGAGCACCACGCATGCGTGCTTCGGGAGCCTTGGTCCGCCGACTTCTGCTCCCAGTTCACCTCCTGGGAGGATTACGCGCTGCGCGGCATCGGTTTTCTGGTTCTGGACAACGGCCGCCCGGTGTGCGGGGCGTCGTCGTACACCGTGTTCGACGACGGCATCGAAATCGAGATCGCCACGTTGCCCGGGTACCGCCGCCGGGGCTTGGCCGCGGCCTGCGCGGCCCGGCTCATCCTCGCCTGCCGCGAGCGGGGAATCTTCCCCGGCTGGGATGCGGCCAATCCCGAATCCCTGGCCTTGGCGCTCAAGCTCGGCTATCGGCACGAGTGCGACTACCCCGTGCATTTGGTGGACCTGGACCAGGGCTGA
- a CDS encoding anaerobic ribonucleoside-triphosphate reductase activating protein, translated as MSHPPAAGLTVAGVTPLSSVDYPGGVLAAVVFLRGCPWRCPYCQNAALRDAGARDPDERTWGHVLDWLRTRSGLLDAVVFSGGEPLLWPGLLEAMREARGLGFRVGLHTSGMAPAALEHVLPLVDWAGLDLKAPRAAYARITGQDGSADAAWESLGLLRRSPAALELRTTWHPDVLSEDELLDLARELSPLKSGEWIIQAFQPTGCEDEALSASGRAHMPAELLERMRSILPGFTVGVRE; from the coding sequence GTGAGTCACCCCCCGGCGGCCGGACTGACGGTGGCCGGGGTCACGCCGCTCAGCAGCGTGGACTATCCCGGCGGCGTTTTGGCCGCCGTGGTCTTTCTGCGCGGCTGTCCCTGGCGCTGCCCCTACTGCCAAAACGCGGCCCTGCGCGACGCGGGCGCGCGCGACCCCGACGAACGGACCTGGGGCCACGTCCTCGACTGGCTGCGCACCCGTAGCGGTCTGCTGGATGCGGTGGTCTTTTCCGGCGGCGAGCCCCTACTCTGGCCCGGCCTGCTGGAGGCCATGCGCGAAGCGCGCGGCCTGGGCTTCCGCGTGGGCCTGCACACCTCGGGCATGGCCCCGGCGGCCCTGGAACACGTCCTGCCGCTGGTGGACTGGGCCGGGCTCGACCTGAAGGCCCCGCGCGCGGCCTACGCCCGCATCACGGGCCAGGACGGCAGCGCGGACGCCGCCTGGGAAAGCCTCGGGCTGCTGCGCCGGAGTCCAGCCGCGCTCGAACTCCGCACCACCTGGCATCCGGACGTTCTTTCGGAGGACGAGCTCCTGGACCTGGCCCGCGAACTGTCGCCCCTGAAGAGCGGCGAATGGATCATCCAGGCCTTCCAGCCCACGGGCTGCGAGGACGAGGCCCTGTCCGCCTCGGGCCGGGCCCACATGCCAGCAGAGCTCCTGGAAAGGATGCGGAGCATCCTGCCGGGATTCACGGTCGGGGTGAGGGAATAA
- a CDS encoding ribonucleoside triphosphate reductase: protein MPQSAEILASDTPNLEAVRAAGLVPLRPVTPPTHVRKRNGSVIPFNADKIVSAIRRAGAATGEFAEDEARLLTAQVVKVLSHRYAGGTPDIERIQDAVEQALISANHFKTMRSYSVYREQRAKLRQDKKTVVDVAASVNEYLDRHDWRVNANANQGYSLGGLILNVSGKVTANYWLNHVYPPEVGRAHRDGDLHIHDLDMLSGYCAGWSLRTLLTEGLNGVPGKVEATAPRHLSSAVGQIVNFLGTLQNEWAGAQAFSSFDTYMAPFLRKDKLPYDDVLQCIQELIYNLNVPSRWGTQTPFTNLTFDWTCPDDLKDQHPVIGGQEMPFTYGDLQPEMDMINRAYIEVMTAGDAKGRVFTFPIPTYNITKDFPWDGPNVDLLFEMTAKYGLPYFQNFVNSDLEPNMVRSMCCRLQLDLRELLKRGNGLFGSAEQTGSLGVVTINCARLGYRHKGDRVGLYAALDALLETSRVSLEIKRKEIQRRMDAGLFPYTKRYLGSLRNHFSTIGINGVNEMVRNFTDDAEDITTEAGYEMAVRFLDHVRARITTFQEETGHLFNLEATPAEGTTYRFAKEDRRRYPDILQAGTEDQPYYTNSSQLPVGFTDDPFEALSRQETLQRKYTGGTVLHLYMGERISSAAACKALVRKSLARFALPYITITPTFSICPSHGYLNGEQETCPTCKAAGTIQPCEIWTRVMGYYRPRSAFNIGKKGEYDERVCFNEPAQEALA from the coding sequence ATGCCGCAATCCGCTGAAATCCTCGCCTCCGACACCCCCAACCTCGAAGCCGTCCGCGCGGCCGGGCTCGTGCCCCTGCGCCCGGTGACCCCGCCCACCCACGTCCGCAAGCGCAACGGCTCGGTGATCCCCTTCAACGCCGACAAGATCGTCTCGGCCATCCGCCGCGCGGGCGCGGCCACCGGCGAGTTCGCCGAGGACGAGGCCCGGCTGCTCACCGCGCAGGTGGTCAAGGTGCTCTCCCACCGCTACGCGGGCGGCACGCCGGACATCGAGCGCATCCAGGACGCCGTGGAGCAGGCCCTCATCTCGGCCAACCACTTCAAGACCATGCGCTCCTACAGCGTCTATCGCGAGCAGCGAGCCAAGCTGCGCCAGGACAAGAAGACCGTGGTGGACGTGGCCGCCTCGGTGAACGAATATCTCGACCGCCACGACTGGCGCGTGAACGCCAACGCCAACCAGGGCTATTCCCTGGGCGGGCTGATCCTGAACGTCTCCGGCAAGGTCACGGCCAACTACTGGCTGAACCACGTCTATCCCCCGGAGGTCGGCCGGGCCCACCGCGACGGCGACCTGCACATCCACGACCTGGACATGCTCTCCGGCTACTGCGCGGGCTGGTCCCTGCGCACCCTGCTCACCGAGGGACTCAACGGCGTGCCCGGCAAGGTGGAGGCCACCGCGCCCCGGCACCTCTCCAGCGCCGTGGGCCAGATCGTCAACTTCCTCGGCACGCTCCAGAACGAATGGGCCGGGGCCCAGGCCTTCAGCTCCTTCGACACCTACATGGCCCCCTTCCTGCGCAAGGACAAACTGCCCTATGACGACGTGCTCCAGTGCATCCAGGAGCTGATCTACAACCTGAACGTGCCCTCGCGCTGGGGCACCCAGACCCCGTTCACCAACCTGACCTTCGACTGGACCTGTCCCGACGACCTCAAGGACCAGCACCCGGTCATCGGCGGCCAGGAGATGCCCTTCACCTACGGCGATCTCCAGCCCGAGATGGACATGATCAACCGGGCCTACATCGAAGTCATGACCGCGGGCGACGCCAAGGGCCGGGTCTTCACCTTCCCCATCCCGACATACAACATCACCAAGGACTTCCCCTGGGACGGGCCCAACGTCGACCTGCTCTTCGAGATGACCGCCAAGTACGGCCTGCCCTACTTCCAGAACTTCGTGAACTCCGACCTGGAGCCGAACATGGTCCGCTCCATGTGCTGCCGCCTCCAGCTCGACCTGCGCGAACTCCTCAAGCGCGGCAACGGCCTCTTCGGCAGCGCCGAGCAGACCGGCTCCCTGGGCGTGGTCACGATCAACTGCGCGCGCCTGGGCTACCGCCACAAGGGCGACCGCGTGGGCCTCTACGCCGCCCTGGACGCCCTGCTGGAAACCTCCCGCGTGAGCCTGGAGATCAAGCGCAAGGAGATCCAGCGCCGCATGGACGCCGGGCTCTTCCCCTACACCAAGCGCTACCTGGGTTCGCTGCGCAACCACTTCTCGACCATCGGCATCAACGGCGTGAACGAGATGGTCCGCAACTTCACCGACGACGCCGAGGACATCACCACCGAGGCGGGCTACGAAATGGCCGTGCGCTTCCTGGATCACGTGCGGGCGCGGATCACCACCTTCCAGGAGGAGACCGGACACCTCTTCAACCTGGAGGCCACCCCGGCCGAGGGCACCACCTACCGCTTCGCCAAGGAGGACCGCCGCCGCTACCCGGACATCCTCCAGGCCGGAACCGAGGACCAGCCCTACTACACCAACTCCAGCCAGCTGCCCGTGGGTTTCACCGACGATCCCTTCGAGGCCCTGTCCCGCCAGGAGACGCTCCAGCGCAAGTACACCGGCGGCACGGTGCTGCACCTCTACATGGGTGAGCGGATCTCCAGCGCGGCGGCCTGCAAGGCCCTGGTGCGCAAGTCCCTGGCGCGCTTCGCCCTGCCCTACATCACGATCACGCCGACCTTCTCCATCTGCCCCTCCCACGGCTACCTGAACGGGGAGCAGGAGACCTGCCCCACCTGCAAGGCCGCGGGCACGATCCAGCCCTGCGAGATATGGACCCGGGTGATGGGCTACTACCGGCCGCGCTCGGCCTTCAACATCGGCAAGAAGGGCGAGTACGACGAGCGGGTCTGCTTCAACGAGCCCGCCCAGGAGGCCCTTGCGTGA
- a CDS encoding HyaD/HybD family hydrogenase maturation endopeptidase — protein MKNTNNRILVLGVGNILRSDEGVGVRAVEKLAREYVFSENVTLLDGGTQGMLLMGPIMEADVLVVADAVLGGGEPGSIYRLTGADLPLRIDPGKSPHQADLLDTLTYCDVLGALPELVVLGVEPQDMDGVGLELTPVVARRLPDLVRLLLREIERLGGAWSPAERDAEALGAG, from the coding sequence ATGAAAAACACAAATAATCGTATCCTGGTGCTGGGAGTGGGCAACATCCTGCGCAGCGACGAAGGGGTGGGCGTGCGCGCCGTGGAGAAGCTGGCGCGGGAGTATGTCTTCTCGGAGAACGTGACGCTTCTGGACGGCGGCACCCAGGGCATGCTGCTCATGGGCCCGATCATGGAGGCCGACGTTCTGGTGGTGGCCGACGCCGTGCTCGGCGGCGGGGAGCCCGGCTCCATCTACCGGCTCACGGGCGCGGACCTGCCGCTGCGCATCGATCCGGGCAAATCCCCGCACCAAGCCGATCTCCTGGACACCCTGACCTACTGCGACGTGCTCGGCGCGCTGCCGGAGCTGGTGGTCCTGGGCGTGGAGCCCCAGGACATGGACGGCGTGGGCCTGGAACTGACGCCCGTGGTGGCCCGTCGGCTGCCGGACCTAGTCCGTCTTCTGCTGCGCGAGATCGAGCGCCTGGGCGGGGCCTGGTCCCCGGCGGAGCGCGATGCCGAGGCCTTGGGCGCGGGCTGA
- a CDS encoding membrane protein: protein MELNAHVLWNGLAWPLLRLCAAVSVGLFVGNLIESLNWTRAVAKVAAPLIRLARLQDISGASFSMAFFSGAAANSMLAEAYEQGKMNEREVILSNLFNSLPTNFLHLPTVLALAVPFLREAAFVYVGLTVLSALIRTAVIVGWGRLTLPPLPEGCVVCLLNDGGFKGLGPALRKTVERFKKRLPRLIFITVPVYTLFFFLKRWGVFDMVESAMSHSALLSWLPPEAVGVVAFQLAAETTAGFAAAGALLTAGALSVKEMVLALLVGAILSTPMRAVRHQFPYYAGIFKTRLAVRLILHNQALRAATLALVAALYALLG, encoded by the coding sequence ATGGAACTGAACGCACACGTCCTCTGGAACGGGCTGGCCTGGCCGCTCCTCCGCCTCTGCGCCGCGGTGAGCGTGGGTCTCTTCGTGGGCAACCTCATCGAGTCCCTGAACTGGACCCGGGCCGTGGCCAAGGTGGCCGCGCCGCTCATCCGTCTGGCCCGGCTCCAGGACATCTCCGGGGCCAGCTTCAGCATGGCCTTCTTCTCCGGCGCGGCGGCCAACTCCATGCTGGCGGAAGCCTACGAGCAGGGCAAGATGAACGAGCGGGAGGTGATTCTCTCCAACCTCTTCAACAGCCTGCCCACCAACTTCCTGCACCTGCCCACGGTGCTGGCCCTGGCCGTGCCCTTCCTGCGCGAGGCGGCCTTCGTCTACGTGGGCCTGACCGTGCTCTCGGCGCTCATCCGCACGGCGGTCATCGTGGGTTGGGGACGGCTCACCCTGCCCCCCCTGCCCGAGGGCTGTGTGGTCTGCCTGCTCAACGACGGCGGCTTCAAGGGCCTGGGACCGGCCCTGCGCAAGACAGTGGAGCGCTTCAAGAAGCGCCTGCCCCGGCTCATCTTCATCACCGTGCCGGTCTACACGCTGTTCTTCTTCCTCAAGCGTTGGGGAGTGTTCGACATGGTCGAGTCGGCCATGAGCCACAGCGCGCTGCTCTCCTGGCTGCCGCCCGAGGCCGTGGGCGTGGTGGCCTTCCAACTGGCGGCGGAGACCACGGCGGGCTTCGCCGCGGCCGGGGCCCTGCTCACCGCCGGGGCCCTGAGCGTCAAGGAGATGGTCCTGGCGCTCCTGGTGGGAGCCATCCTCTCCACGCCCATGCGCGCGGTGCGCCACCAGTTCCCCTACTACGCCGGAATCTTCAAGACCCGCCTGGCCGTGCGCCTCATCCTGCACAACCAGGCCCTGCGCGCCGCGACCCTGGCCCTGGTGGCCGCGCTCTACGCCCTCCTGGGTTGA
- the panB gene encoding 3-methyl-2-oxobutanoate hydroxymethyltransferase, producing the protein MSKQLTAPDIQALKGREKIVAVTAYDYATGCIADAAEPDLVLVGDSLGMVVMGLPDTLGVTMEDMLHHCRCTARAVRHALLVGDMPFLSYHAGVEQAVLNAGRFLKEGNTRAVKLEGGRAVLPQVRGIVASGIPVVGHIGLTPQHVAGFGGFKAQGKTAEAARILLEDARALADAGCFALTLEAMPREVAARITEAVPVPTIGIGAGPDTDGQVLVFHDLLGLFDRFVPKFVKQYAQLFGPAVEAVRAYAEEVRRGAFPGPEQTTGMDPKELERLTD; encoded by the coding sequence ATGTCCAAGCAACTCACCGCACCCGACATCCAGGCCCTCAAGGGCCGCGAGAAAATCGTCGCCGTCACCGCCTACGACTACGCCACCGGCTGCATCGCGGACGCCGCCGAGCCGGACCTCGTGCTCGTGGGCGACTCCCTGGGCATGGTCGTCATGGGCCTGCCCGACACCCTGGGCGTGACCATGGAGGACATGCTCCATCACTGCCGCTGCACCGCGCGCGCCGTGCGCCACGCCCTGCTGGTGGGCGACATGCCCTTCCTGTCCTACCATGCGGGAGTGGAGCAGGCCGTGCTGAACGCCGGGCGCTTCCTCAAGGAAGGAAACACCCGGGCCGTGAAGCTGGAGGGCGGGCGGGCCGTGCTGCCCCAGGTGCGGGGCATCGTCGCCTCGGGCATCCCGGTGGTGGGGCACATCGGACTCACGCCCCAGCACGTCGCCGGTTTCGGCGGATTCAAGGCCCAGGGCAAGACCGCCGAGGCCGCGCGCATCCTCCTGGAGGACGCCCGAGCCCTGGCCGACGCGGGCTGCTTCGCCCTGACCCTGGAGGCCATGCCCCGGGAGGTGGCCGCGCGGATCACCGAGGCCGTGCCCGTCCCGACCATCGGCATCGGCGCGGGTCCGGACACCGACGGCCAGGTTCTGGTCTTCCACGACCTGCTCGGCCTGTTCGACCGCTTCGTGCCCAAGTTCGTCAAACAGTACGCCCAGCTCTTCGGGCCGGCGGTGGAGGCCGTGCGGGCCTACGCCGAGGAGGTCCGCCGGGGAGCCTTCCCGGGCCCGGAGCAGACCACCGGCATGGACCCCAAGGAGCTGGAACGGCTCACGGACTGA